The following coding sequences are from one Streptomyces venezuelae window:
- a CDS encoding DUF6531 domain-containing protein, producing MGGHRPSDWHVLDLEKDPTPGDPHRVRSLAKNLHDFADDVGKVLRDIKGMAGDEAILKWVGKTADAFTEKFEDAPDKLKKLRKSYEMAGDALSAYWPELERAQTLADKALVKGREAQADLSSAKSRLSSADSWVERAGKEADKYKDKPGGGKDVPKPDEDKVRAATRNANSAEKAQKSAQGDVDAAKSALEAAKKMAADARKMREEAAGTAKKKIDEASDAGIPNRKWWEEVGDWVSDNWDTIVAVCKVVVAVVGIIAMIVGGPILAAIVIVAGAIVLADTLSKYAKGQAGLMDVAFAALDCVPGMKGLTTAAKLGKGLKGLKGGLKGFKSARTAVKDGAKGAYNRAKTKIKGCGDPVDVATGHMYLQATDVTLPGTLPLSFTRRMTSGYRTGGWFGPSWTSTVDQRLELDEDGVVFVTEDGMLLTYPHPAGPGAPVLPDAGPRRPLERLDDGGYLISDPVGGRTLRFAAPDDDTAPLTRVSDRNGNTVDIEYDDGRPLAFRHSHGYRLTLAVTDDRVTALALAGAGPEGADVVLKRYAYTDGNLTAVADSSGLATRFTYDDELRVTSWTDSNGSRYDYTYDDRDRCVAQGGEAGHLANTFTYDVPDPDRPGHRVTEVTTSTGATSRFVINDRCLIVAETNPLGHTVLHAFDERDEVVSRTDGLGRTTRYEWDGLGNLVAVHHPDRTSSRIVHNEHSRPVEVVESDGRIWRYTYDERGNHLSTLSPTAALTRFAYDDHGRLTSVTDPLGHTTRIECDAAGLPLRTVDPTGGTTRYTRDGFGRPTTVTAPSGAVTHLEWTVEGRMARHVAADGGTESWTYDGEGNCTSHTDPMGGVSTFEYTHFDLLSARTGPDGARYTFEHDAELKLRRVVNPLGLTWSYEYDPAGRLVAENDFDGRVLHYVHDAADQLTARTVPSGETIRFERDVLGRTVAKDAAGDVTTYTYDDAGDLIGAVGPDVVLTLERDAAGHITSETVAGRTSTYTYDALGRRTGRTTPSGAVSTWTYDAAGNRAELVTSGRRLSFTHDADGRELSRRLGEDVAFTQGFDVMGRLTGQEIVGAAGRVQSRAYIYRADGHLVGVDDLLNGSRRFDLDPAGRVTGVHAASWSESYAYDAAGNQTSASWPSPMPGREAVGTRTYTGTRIRTAGGVRYAYDGAGRIVLRQKTRLSRKPDTWRYAWDAQDRLTSVVTPDGTRWRYQYDPLGRRTAKQRLAPGGENVVEQVDFTWDETNLCEQTSYVPGTADQAPGAVDTVTLTWEHKGLHPLTQAETKRTSDAATATQYEVDRRFYAIVTDIVGAPTELLDEQGGIAWRTRSSLWGATAWNRGATAYTPLRFPGQYHDAETGLHYNYFRHYDPETARYLTPDPLGLTPDPNHATYVHNPHTWSDPLGLTPCEDEILPKGYTSSPALEKDPYHPDMVGKRSERSRELYAATPKDRAAELGYKTRIPPQRAPFHSHGQEVFSNGKNYITPDVDGHNVSDGWKVFNKKGQRIGTYDADLNYIKK from the coding sequence ATGGGGGGCCACCGGCCGTCGGATTGGCATGTCCTTGATCTTGAGAAGGATCCGACGCCGGGTGATCCGCACCGGGTGCGCTCGCTGGCGAAGAACCTCCACGACTTCGCCGACGACGTGGGCAAGGTCCTCCGTGACATCAAGGGAATGGCGGGCGACGAGGCCATCCTGAAGTGGGTGGGCAAGACCGCCGACGCGTTCACGGAGAAGTTCGAGGACGCCCCGGACAAGCTGAAGAAGCTCCGCAAGTCCTACGAGATGGCGGGCGACGCGCTGTCCGCGTACTGGCCGGAACTGGAGCGCGCGCAGACCCTGGCCGACAAGGCGCTGGTCAAGGGCCGCGAGGCACAGGCAGACCTGAGCAGCGCCAAGTCCCGGCTCTCCTCCGCCGATTCCTGGGTGGAGCGGGCGGGCAAGGAAGCCGACAAGTACAAGGACAAGCCCGGTGGCGGCAAGGACGTGCCCAAGCCGGACGAGGACAAGGTCCGCGCCGCCACCCGCAACGCGAACTCGGCGGAGAAGGCGCAGAAGTCCGCGCAGGGCGACGTGGATGCCGCCAAGAGCGCGCTGGAGGCGGCGAAGAAGATGGCCGCCGATGCCCGCAAGATGCGCGAGGAAGCCGCGGGCACGGCGAAGAAGAAGATCGACGAGGCGTCCGACGCGGGTATCCCGAACCGCAAGTGGTGGGAGGAGGTCGGCGACTGGGTCTCCGACAACTGGGACACCATCGTCGCGGTCTGCAAGGTCGTCGTCGCCGTCGTCGGGATCATCGCGATGATCGTCGGCGGGCCGATCCTCGCCGCCATCGTGATCGTCGCGGGCGCCATCGTCCTGGCCGACACCTTGAGCAAGTACGCGAAAGGCCAAGCGGGCCTGATGGATGTGGCGTTCGCCGCCCTGGACTGCGTGCCCGGCATGAAGGGCCTGACCACCGCCGCCAAACTCGGCAAGGGGCTGAAGGGGCTCAAGGGCGGCCTGAAGGGGTTCAAGTCCGCGCGCACCGCAGTCAAGGACGGGGCGAAGGGCGCTTACAACCGCGCCAAGACCAAAATCAAGGGCTGCGGCGACCCGGTCGACGTCGCCACCGGTCACATGTACCTCCAGGCCACGGACGTCACCCTGCCCGGCACGCTCCCGCTGTCCTTCACCCGCCGCATGACCTCCGGCTACCGCACCGGCGGCTGGTTCGGCCCCAGCTGGACCTCCACGGTCGACCAGCGTCTCGAACTCGACGAGGACGGCGTCGTCTTCGTCACCGAGGACGGCATGCTCCTCACGTATCCGCACCCCGCGGGGCCGGGCGCCCCCGTCCTGCCCGATGCGGGGCCGCGCAGACCTCTGGAACGGCTGGACGACGGCGGTTATCTCATCAGCGACCCGGTCGGCGGCCGCACCTTGCGCTTCGCCGCGCCCGACGACGACACGGCGCCGCTCACCCGGGTGTCGGACCGCAACGGCAACACCGTCGACATCGAGTACGACGACGGCAGGCCGCTGGCCTTCCGGCACTCCCACGGCTACCGCCTCACCCTCGCCGTCACGGACGACCGGGTCACGGCTCTCGCCCTGGCGGGTGCGGGGCCGGAGGGCGCGGATGTCGTGCTCAAGCGGTACGCCTACACGGACGGCAACCTCACCGCCGTCGCCGACTCGTCCGGCCTCGCGACGCGGTTCACGTACGACGACGAGCTGCGCGTCACCTCATGGACGGACTCCAACGGCAGCCGTTACGACTACACGTACGACGACCGGGACCGGTGTGTCGCCCAGGGCGGTGAGGCCGGCCATCTCGCCAACACCTTCACCTACGACGTGCCCGATCCGGACCGGCCCGGCCACCGCGTCACGGAGGTGACCACCTCCACGGGTGCCACCTCACGCTTCGTCATCAACGACCGCTGTCTGATCGTCGCCGAGACGAACCCCCTGGGCCACACCGTCCTGCACGCGTTCGACGAGCGTGACGAGGTCGTCTCCAGGACCGACGGCCTGGGCCGCACCACCCGCTACGAGTGGGACGGGCTCGGCAACCTCGTCGCGGTCCACCACCCCGACAGGACCAGCAGCAGGATCGTCCACAACGAGCACAGCCGTCCCGTCGAGGTCGTCGAGTCCGACGGCCGGATCTGGCGCTACACCTACGACGAGCGGGGCAACCACCTCAGTACCCTCTCCCCCACCGCCGCGCTGACCCGGTTCGCCTACGACGACCACGGGCGGCTGACCTCGGTCACCGACCCGCTCGGCCACACCACCCGGATCGAGTGCGACGCGGCGGGACTTCCCCTGCGGACGGTCGACCCGACGGGCGGTACGACCCGGTACACGCGGGACGGCTTCGGCCGTCCGACGACCGTGACCGCGCCGTCCGGCGCCGTCACACACCTGGAATGGACCGTCGAGGGCCGCATGGCCCGGCACGTCGCCGCGGACGGCGGCACCGAGTCGTGGACGTACGACGGGGAGGGCAACTGCACCTCCCACACCGACCCCATGGGCGGCGTGTCGACGTTCGAGTACACGCACTTCGACCTCCTGTCGGCCCGCACCGGCCCCGACGGCGCCCGGTACACCTTCGAGCACGACGCGGAGCTCAAGCTGCGCAGGGTCGTCAACCCGCTGGGGCTGACCTGGAGCTACGAGTACGACCCGGCTGGACGCCTGGTGGCGGAGAACGACTTCGACGGCCGCGTCCTCCACTACGTCCACGACGCGGCGGACCAGCTGACGGCGCGCACGGTGCCGTCCGGCGAGACGATCCGGTTCGAGCGGGACGTGCTGGGGCGCACGGTGGCGAAGGACGCGGCGGGGGACGTCACCACGTACACGTACGACGATGCGGGCGACCTGATCGGCGCGGTCGGCCCCGACGTGGTCCTCACCCTGGAGCGCGACGCCGCGGGGCACATCACGTCGGAGACGGTCGCGGGGCGCACGTCGACGTACACCTACGACGCCCTGGGCCGCCGCACCGGCAGGACCACGCCGTCCGGCGCGGTGAGCACGTGGACGTACGACGCCGCGGGCAACCGCGCGGAGCTCGTCACATCCGGCCGTCGCCTGAGCTTCACCCACGACGCGGACGGCCGGGAGCTGTCCCGCAGGCTCGGCGAGGACGTCGCCTTCACGCAGGGCTTCGACGTCATGGGCAGGCTGACCGGCCAGGAGATCGTCGGAGCGGCCGGCCGGGTCCAGAGCCGCGCCTACATCTACCGCGCCGACGGCCACCTCGTCGGCGTCGACGACCTGCTGAACGGATCGCGCCGCTTCGACCTCGACCCGGCAGGGCGGGTCACCGGCGTCCACGCGGCGAGCTGGTCCGAGTCGTACGCCTACGACGCGGCCGGGAACCAGACCAGCGCCTCCTGGCCCTCCCCCATGCCGGGACGGGAAGCCGTCGGCACGCGCACGTACACCGGCACGCGCATCCGCACCGCCGGAGGCGTCCGCTACGCATACGACGGGGCCGGGCGCATCGTCCTGCGGCAGAAGACCCGGCTGTCCCGCAAGCCGGACACCTGGCGCTACGCGTGGGACGCGCAGGACCGGCTCACCTCGGTGGTCACTCCGGACGGGACGCGCTGGCGTTACCAGTACGACCCGCTGGGGCGGCGGACGGCGAAGCAGCGGCTGGCACCGGGCGGGGAGAACGTCGTCGAACAGGTGGACTTCACGTGGGACGAGACCAATCTGTGCGAGCAGACCAGCTACGTCCCCGGTACGGCGGATCAGGCGCCCGGCGCGGTGGACACGGTCACCCTTACCTGGGAGCACAAGGGTCTGCACCCGCTGACGCAGGCCGAGACCAAGAGGACGTCCGACGCCGCCACCGCGACACAGTACGAGGTCGATCGCCGCTTCTACGCGATCGTCACCGATATCGTCGGCGCCCCCACCGAACTCCTCGACGAGCAGGGCGGCATCGCCTGGCGCACCCGGTCCAGCCTCTGGGGCGCGACCGCCTGGAACCGGGGGGCGACCGCGTACACGCCGCTCCGTTTCCCGGGCCAGTACCACGACGCCGAGACCGGCCTCCACTACAACTACTTCCGGCACTACGACCCCGAGACGGCTCGGTACCTCACCCCCGACCCGCTCGGGCTCACCCCCGACCCGAACCACGCCACCTACGTACACAATCCGCACACGTGGTCCGACCCGCTCGGGCTGACCCCCTGCGAAGACGAGATCCTTCCCAAGGGATACACCTCGTCACCCGCGCTGGAGAAGGACCCCTACCACCCGGACATGGTCGGAAAGCGCAGCGAAAGGAGCCGGGAGCTCTACGCCGCGACGCCGAAGGACCGTGCGGCCGAACTCGGCTACAAGACCCGAATTCCTCCCCAGCGGGCGCCTTTCCACTCCCATGGCCAAGAGGTGTTCTCCAACGGCAAGAACTACATCACTCCCGACGTCGACGGCCACAACGTCTCCGACGGCTGGAAGGTGTTCAACAAGAAGGGGCAGAGAATTGGCACCTACGACGCAGACCTCAACTACATCAAGAAGTGA
- a CDS encoding GtrA family protein, translated as MAVTSPSARLRALGPELLGFAAAGICAYAADLGLFIWLRGPVGLDPLTAKSLSFVAGCSVAYAGNALGTYRGRTAEISRLRQYAVFFAVNIAGALVQLLCIAVSHYGLGFTSQRADTVSGAGIGMALATVLRFWGTRTLVFRGAGRTTGRTAGTEASWTG; from the coding sequence GTGGCTGTGACCTCCCCGAGCGCACGGCTGCGCGCGCTCGGGCCCGAACTGCTCGGCTTCGCCGCCGCCGGGATCTGCGCGTACGCCGCCGACCTCGGCCTCTTCATCTGGCTGCGCGGACCCGTCGGCCTCGACCCGCTCACCGCCAAATCCCTCTCCTTCGTAGCGGGCTGTTCCGTGGCGTACGCCGGCAACGCCCTCGGCACCTACCGCGGGAGGACCGCGGAGATCTCGCGGCTGCGCCAGTACGCGGTCTTCTTCGCCGTCAACATCGCGGGCGCCCTCGTCCAGCTGCTGTGCATCGCCGTGTCCCACTACGGACTCGGCTTCACCTCACAGCGCGCGGACACCGTCTCGGGCGCCGGCATCGGTATGGCACTCGCCACTGTTCTGCGCTTCTGGGGTACCCGGACCTTGGTCTTCCGCGGGGCGGGCAGGACAACAGGCAGGACAGCAGGCACGGAGGCGTCATGGACTGGCTGA
- a CDS encoding SCO4848 family membrane protein, which yields MKLSRPVSWFLLAFGVWSWFIWITFVKNLWKDGSGLAFDDADNPTGYFWVHLTLAVVSFVLGTVVGTIGFRGVRALRRTS from the coding sequence ATGAAGCTCAGCCGCCCTGTCTCCTGGTTCCTGCTCGCCTTCGGGGTGTGGAGCTGGTTCATCTGGATCACTTTCGTCAAGAACCTGTGGAAGGACGGCAGCGGGCTCGCCTTCGACGACGCGGACAACCCGACCGGGTACTTCTGGGTGCACCTGACGCTTGCCGTTGTCTCCTTTGTCTTGGGGACGGTGGTGGGCACCATCGGGTTCCGCGGAGTCCGTGCTCTGCGCAGAACGTCATAG
- a CDS encoding decaprenyl-phosphate phosphoribosyltransferase — protein MPEPVSTLLERPGPPRTPRPGAVGLPLGLLKTARPRQWVKNVLVVAAPAAAGELFSRHAVTQVAVVFVLFTAAASAVYLINDARDADADRAHPTKCRRPVASGQVPVPVAYAVGGLLAVLAPTAATVLCTPLTAALLAAYVGMQLAYCISLKHVLVVDLTIVTTGFLMRAMIGGLALDIPLSRWFLITTGFCALFMVSAKRYSEAVQMAASSGKPGATRALLTEYTTGYLRFVWQLAAGVAVLAYCLWAMEEGGTADNGSLPWRQLSMAAFILAILRYAVFADRGTAGEPEDVVLRDRALAVIGVVWLAMYGLAVADW, from the coding sequence ATGCCTGAACCCGTCTCCACGCTCCTCGAACGGCCCGGACCGCCCCGGACACCGCGGCCGGGCGCCGTCGGCCTGCCCCTCGGCCTCCTGAAGACCGCACGCCCCCGCCAGTGGGTGAAGAACGTCCTCGTCGTCGCCGCCCCCGCCGCCGCCGGTGAGCTCTTCTCGCGCCACGCCGTCACACAAGTCGCCGTCGTCTTCGTCCTGTTCACCGCCGCCGCGTCCGCCGTCTACCTGATCAACGACGCGCGCGACGCAGACGCCGACCGCGCCCACCCCACCAAGTGCCGCAGACCGGTCGCCAGCGGACAGGTGCCGGTCCCCGTCGCGTACGCCGTGGGAGGGCTCCTCGCCGTCCTCGCGCCCACGGCGGCCACCGTCCTGTGCACGCCGCTCACGGCGGCGCTCCTGGCCGCGTACGTGGGCATGCAACTCGCCTACTGCATCAGCCTCAAGCACGTCCTCGTCGTCGACCTCACCATCGTCACGACCGGCTTCCTGATGCGCGCCATGATCGGCGGCCTCGCGCTCGACATCCCGCTGTCGCGCTGGTTCCTGATCACCACGGGCTTCTGCGCGCTCTTCATGGTCTCCGCCAAGCGCTACTCCGAGGCCGTCCAGATGGCCGCGAGTTCCGGGAAACCGGGCGCCACGCGCGCGTTGCTCACCGAATACACCACCGGCTACCTGCGCTTCGTGTGGCAGCTGGCCGCGGGCGTCGCCGTCCTCGCGTACTGCCTGTGGGCGATGGAGGAGGGCGGCACCGCCGACAACGGCTCCCTGCCCTGGCGCCAGCTGTCCATGGCCGCGTTCATCCTCGCCATCCTGCGCTACGCCGTCTTCGCCGACCGGGGCACCGCGGGAGAGCCCGAGGACGTCGTCCTGAGGGACAGGGCCCTCGCCGTGATCGGCGTGGTGTGGCTCGCCATGTACGGGCTCGCGGTCGCGGACTGGTGA
- a CDS encoding metallophosphoesterase, translated as MVALMVLVGLAVLTAFAALHWYAWRRLVRDTTAGPGFARRAGTVVFVAAPLTMFAALVAERTGAPFLLQRVLAWPGFMWMALSLYLLLALVVGELARPLLRRWVEREGTVPEAAAESVRAGAAESAAPDPADTAPEAEKPAPAAASASGPAPASASGPAPAPERPTASPSRRLFVSRVVGGTAAAVAAGTVGHGTYGVLRGPKVKRVTVPLAKLPRAAHGFRIAVVSDIHLGPILGRGFTRRVVDTVNATQPDLIAVVGDLVDGSVEHLAPAAAPLAGMRARHGAYFVTGNHEYFSGAEQWVDHVRELGLHPLRNARTELPGFDLAGVDDVAGEDEGKGPDFAKALGDRDRSRASVLLAHQPVVIHDAVEHGVDLQLSGHTHGGQLWPGSLIADLANPTLAGLERYGDTQLYVTRGAGAWGPPVRVGAPSDITVVELASRQA; from the coding sequence GTGGTTGCCCTCATGGTCCTCGTGGGCCTGGCCGTCCTGACGGCCTTCGCGGCCCTCCACTGGTACGCGTGGCGCCGCCTCGTCCGGGACACCACGGCCGGGCCCGGGTTCGCCCGGCGCGCCGGGACGGTGGTCTTCGTCGCGGCTCCCCTGACGATGTTCGCGGCGCTCGTGGCCGAGCGGACCGGGGCGCCGTTCCTGCTCCAGCGGGTGCTTGCCTGGCCGGGCTTCATGTGGATGGCCCTGTCGCTCTACCTGTTGCTCGCGCTGGTCGTGGGGGAGCTCGCGCGTCCCCTGCTGCGGCGGTGGGTGGAACGGGAGGGGACGGTTCCGGAGGCCGCAGCGGAATCCGTACGTGCGGGTGCGGCGGAGTCCGCGGCGCCGGACCCGGCCGACACTGCCCCCGAGGCCGAAAAGCCTGCCCCCGCGGCTGCCTCGGCGTCCGGTCCCGCACCTGCTTCCGCGTCCGGCCCCGCACCTGCCCCGGAGAGGCCGACCGCCTCCCCCTCCCGCCGCCTCTTCGTCTCCCGCGTCGTCGGCGGCACCGCGGCGGCCGTGGCCGCCGGAACCGTGGGCCACGGAACGTACGGCGTGCTCCGTGGCCCCAAGGTGAAGCGCGTCACCGTGCCGCTGGCGAAACTGCCGCGCGCGGCACACGGGTTCAGGATCGCGGTGGTCAGCGACATCCACCTCGGCCCGATCCTCGGCCGCGGCTTCACCCGGCGCGTGGTCGACACCGTCAACGCCACGCAGCCCGACCTGATCGCCGTGGTGGGCGACCTGGTGGACGGCAGCGTCGAGCATCTCGCCCCCGCGGCGGCGCCGCTGGCCGGAATGCGCGCGCGGCACGGCGCGTACTTCGTCACCGGCAACCACGAGTACTTCTCCGGCGCCGAGCAGTGGGTCGATCACGTACGCGAACTAGGCCTGCACCCGCTGCGCAACGCCCGCACCGAGCTCCCCGGCTTCGACCTGGCGGGCGTCGACGACGTGGCGGGTGAGGACGAGGGCAAGGGCCCCGACTTCGCCAAGGCACTCGGCGACCGGGACCGCTCGCGGGCGTCCGTGCTCCTCGCCCACCAGCCGGTCGTCATCCACGACGCGGTCGAACACGGCGTGGACCTACAACTGTCCGGCCACACGCACGGCGGACAGCTCTGGCCCGGCAGCCTGATCGCGGACCTGGCCAACCCGACGCTCGCGGGTCTGGAACGGTACGGCGACACACAGCTCTACGTCACTCGCGGCGCGGGCGCCTGGGGCCCGCCGGTGCGCGTCGGGGCGCCCTCGGACATCACCGTCGTGGAACTGGCGTCACGCCAGGCCTGA
- a CDS encoding ATP-binding protein, with protein MLRRDAFRLPPHPASVPLARTRVHDHLSAWGHTADDGALDDTVLLVSELATNAIVHGYAGEGEFEVAVTVLADGACFIEVSDESPAEPQIRRPDACQDEHGRGLCLLDATAEAWGVWRRGGCGKTVWALVRG; from the coding sequence GTGCTGAGACGTGATGCCTTCAGATTGCCGCCGCACCCGGCGTCGGTGCCGCTGGCCCGGACACGGGTGCACGACCATCTGTCGGCCTGGGGACACACCGCGGACGACGGGGCGCTCGACGACACCGTGCTCCTCGTGTCGGAACTCGCGACCAACGCGATCGTCCACGGGTACGCGGGCGAGGGAGAGTTCGAGGTCGCGGTGACCGTGCTCGCCGACGGCGCCTGCTTCATAGAGGTGTCCGACGAGAGCCCCGCGGAGCCGCAGATCCGCAGACCCGACGCCTGCCAGGACGAACACGGCCGCGGCCTGTGCCTCCTCGATGCGACGGCGGAGGCATGGGGGGTGTGGCGGCGCGGGGGGTGCGGGAAGACGGTGTGGGCGCTGGTGCGGGGATGA
- a CDS encoding D-alanyl-D-alanine carboxypeptidase family protein, translating to MLVASAALLTMSTAAPALADGKPKDDDGHPKPPAKMSTVGGAQLGEAGTQVKLKPGAPVLPKDLTGRSWIVSDAETGEVMASHNAHWRLPPASTLKMLFADTVLPKFPKSQKHKVAPSDLEGIGAGSSLVGIKENETYSVHDLWLGVFLKSGNDAVHVLSAMNEGVPKTVEDMQKHAEELQALDTHVVSPDGYDAKGQVSSAYDLSLFARSGLQKKDFREYCATATAQFPGQIKKIEKGKDKGKTKRGTFEIQNTNRLLTGAPGISAYKGIAGVKNGYTSNAGNTFTGVAERNGKVLLVTVMNPSSGEAHAVYKETAGLFDWGFKAAGKVDPVGRLVAPKGATGGAGKGAPGSGGEGTDAEKAAHSSDSGGSGMGTALAITGGVLVVLAGGAFVIRRRLPLPGQSGRRTSQD from the coding sequence ATGTTGGTCGCTTCCGCCGCATTGCTGACCATGTCGACCGCAGCGCCCGCGCTCGCGGACGGAAAGCCCAAGGACGACGACGGCCACCCGAAGCCGCCCGCCAAGATGTCCACCGTCGGCGGTGCGCAGCTCGGTGAGGCGGGCACCCAGGTGAAGCTCAAGCCGGGCGCGCCGGTGCTGCCGAAGGACCTGACGGGGCGTTCGTGGATCGTCTCGGACGCCGAGACGGGTGAGGTCATGGCCTCGCACAACGCGCACTGGCGGCTGCCCCCGGCGAGCACCCTGAAGATGCTCTTCGCCGACACGGTCCTGCCGAAGTTCCCCAAGTCGCAGAAGCACAAGGTCGCGCCCTCCGACCTGGAGGGCATCGGCGCGGGCAGCAGCCTGGTCGGCATCAAGGAGAACGAGACGTACAGCGTCCACGACCTGTGGCTCGGCGTCTTCCTGAAGTCGGGCAACGACGCGGTGCACGTCCTGTCCGCGATGAACGAGGGTGTCCCGAAGACCGTCGAGGACATGCAGAAGCACGCCGAGGAGCTCCAGGCCCTCGACACGCACGTGGTCTCCCCGGACGGCTACGACGCCAAGGGGCAGGTCTCGTCGGCGTACGACCTGTCCCTGTTCGCCCGCTCGGGGCTGCAGAAGAAGGACTTCCGCGAGTACTGCGCGACGGCCACGGCCCAGTTCCCCGGACAGATCAAGAAGATCGAGAAGGGCAAGGACAAGGGCAAGACGAAGCGCGGCACCTTCGAGATCCAGAACACCAACCGGCTGCTCACCGGCGCGCCCGGCATCAGCGCGTACAAGGGCATCGCGGGCGTCAAGAACGGCTACACCTCGAACGCGGGAAACACGTTCACCGGTGTTGCCGAACGGAACGGCAAGGTCCTCCTCGTCACCGTCATGAACCCCTCCTCAGGCGAGGCGCACGCGGTCTACAAGGAGACCGCCGGCCTCTTCGACTGGGGCTTCAAGGCCGCGGGCAAGGTCGACCCCGTGGGCCGGCTGGTCGCCCCGAAGGGAGCCACGGGCGGCGCGGGCAAGGGCGCCCCGGGCAGCGGCGGTGAGGGCACGGACGCGGAGAAGGCCGCGCACTCCTCCGACAGCGGGGGCAGCGGCATGGGAACCGCGCTCGCGATCACGGGCGGTGTGCTCGTGGTGCTCGCGGGCGGCGCCTTCGTGATCCGTCGCCGGCTGCCGCTGCCGGGCCAGTCGGGACGCCGTACGTCTCAGGACTGA
- a CDS encoding YihY/virulence factor BrkB family protein, protein MDWLKKLPGIGPLVAKGMRTHAWQSYERLDEVHWTRLAAAMTFISFLALFPLLTVAAAIAAATLSKKQQDSLESKISEQVPGISDQLNLDALVENAGTVGLVAGALLLFTGIGWVGSMRECLRAVWELPDEEENPVLRKVKDAGVLFGLGGAGLASFAASALASTAVGRTADLFGIDEQGWGTVLLQVLAFAIAVLADFLLLLYVLTLLPGVQPDRRRLITAALIGAAGFELLKLLLGGYMKGVAAKNMYGAFGVPVALLLWINFTAKLLLFCAAWTATRRASRTDEEEAGDGEKAASVETASTTESSVETASGATVHKGGRRPQS, encoded by the coding sequence ATGGACTGGCTGAAGAAACTTCCCGGCATCGGGCCGCTCGTCGCGAAAGGCATGCGCACGCACGCGTGGCAGTCCTACGAACGGCTCGACGAGGTGCACTGGACGCGCCTCGCGGCCGCCATGACGTTCATCAGCTTCCTCGCGCTCTTCCCGCTGCTCACCGTCGCTGCCGCGATCGCCGCGGCGACGCTCTCGAAGAAGCAGCAGGACTCGCTGGAGAGCAAGATCTCCGAGCAGGTCCCCGGCATCTCCGACCAGCTGAACCTGGACGCCCTCGTCGAGAACGCGGGCACCGTCGGGCTCGTCGCGGGCGCCCTGCTGCTCTTCACCGGCATCGGCTGGGTCGGCTCGATGCGGGAGTGCCTGCGGGCCGTCTGGGAGCTGCCCGACGAGGAGGAGAACCCCGTCCTGCGCAAGGTCAAGGACGCGGGCGTGCTGTTCGGGCTCGGCGGCGCGGGACTCGCGTCGTTCGCCGCGTCCGCGCTCGCCTCGACCGCCGTCGGGCGGACCGCCGACCTGTTCGGCATCGACGAGCAGGGCTGGGGCACGGTGCTGCTCCAGGTCCTCGCGTTCGCCATCGCCGTCCTCGCGGACTTCCTGCTGCTGCTCTACGTCCTGACGCTGCTGCCCGGCGTACAGCCCGACCGGCGCAGGCTCATCACCGCCGCGCTGATCGGCGCGGCCGGCTTCGAACTGCTCAAGCTGCTGCTCGGCGGGTACATGAAGGGCGTCGCCGCGAAGAACATGTACGGCGCCTTCGGGGTGCCCGTCGCGCTCCTCCTGTGGATCAACTTCACGGCGAAGCTGCTGCTGTTCTGCGCGGCGTGGACGGCGACGCGCAGGGCGTCACGTACGGACGAGGAGGAGGCCGGTGACGGCGAGAAGGCGGCCTCCGTAGAGACCGCCTCCACCACCGAGTCCTCCGTAGAGACCGCTTCCGGAGCCACCGTCCACAAAGGCGGTCGTCGGCCTCAGTCCTGA
- a CDS encoding VOC family protein, producing MSDNQPVGLLGFDNVLFPVGDLGEAVGFYERAGFPVAARIDELGLAILKVGKETPGLLLRVEDGIVPRTPPWPSPRIWLEVPDARAKGQALAAAGIPLLSEPFSVATGWTVEITDAWGNIVGFTDYLKRPELARTG from the coding sequence ATGTCAGACAACCAGCCGGTCGGACTGCTCGGCTTCGACAACGTCCTGTTCCCCGTCGGCGACCTCGGCGAGGCCGTCGGCTTCTACGAGCGGGCCGGCTTCCCCGTCGCGGCCCGCATCGACGAACTCGGGCTCGCCATCCTGAAGGTCGGCAAGGAGACACCGGGCCTGCTCCTGCGCGTGGAGGACGGCATCGTGCCGCGTACGCCGCCGTGGCCCTCCCCCCGCATCTGGCTTGAGGTCCCCGACGCCCGCGCGAAGGGCCAGGCACTGGCGGCGGCGGGCATCCCCCTGCTGAGCGAACCGTTCTCCGTGGCCACCGGCTGGACCGTGGAGATCACCGACGCGTGGGGGAACATCGTCGGCTTCACGGACTACCTGAAGCGGCCCGAGCTGGCGCGCACCGGCTGA